The following are encoded in a window of Stigmatella erecta genomic DNA:
- a CDS encoding ABC transporter ATP-binding protein: MSLEIRAGELLALVGENGAGKSSLMNVLYGLYHPDAGDILLDGKPVRFKSPRDAIARGIGMVHQHFMLVPTLTVAENVVLGREPSRWGRMDPERACAEVAATCQRFGFQLDPRARVDSLTVGSQQKVEIVKALHRGAKVLILDEPTAVLTPQESDDLFRVARGLAAQGHTVVFISHKLREVLSVAERIAVMRRGKLVAEVKAAETSASVLANLMVGEGRTGTSVSEPYHPPTGGVVLSVEGLTARTGEGRPALQGVTLEVHTGEIVGIAGVDGNGQSELAEVLTGLRPIEGGQGTLLGGPLRHLTPAEARRRGVGHIPEDRLRRAVVKGMSVEENVSLGRQDQPPFTRGLWLDFAGRRERTRALLAAYDVRPQDPQVAIQGLSGGNQQKVVVARELDTRPKLVVAVQPTRGLDISAVAQVQARLREERALGAGVLLISLDLEEVLALSDRVYVLFEGRVTGTFTRPEFDEQEMGRRMMGADHG; the protein is encoded by the coding sequence GTGTCGCTCGAGATCCGCGCGGGGGAGCTGCTCGCGCTGGTCGGTGAGAACGGCGCGGGCAAGTCCAGCCTGATGAACGTCCTGTACGGGCTCTACCACCCGGACGCGGGCGACATCCTGCTCGACGGCAAGCCGGTCCGCTTCAAGAGCCCCCGGGACGCCATCGCCCGGGGCATCGGCATGGTGCACCAGCACTTCATGCTGGTGCCCACGTTGACGGTGGCCGAGAACGTGGTGCTCGGCCGCGAGCCCTCGCGCTGGGGGCGCATGGACCCGGAGCGCGCGTGCGCCGAGGTGGCCGCCACGTGCCAGCGCTTCGGGTTCCAGCTGGATCCGCGCGCCCGCGTGGACTCGCTCACCGTGGGCTCGCAGCAGAAGGTGGAGATCGTCAAGGCGCTGCACCGCGGCGCCAAGGTGCTCATCCTGGATGAGCCCACCGCGGTGCTGACGCCCCAGGAGTCCGATGACCTGTTCCGCGTGGCGCGGGGCCTGGCGGCCCAGGGCCACACGGTGGTCTTCATCAGCCACAAGCTGCGCGAGGTGCTCAGCGTGGCCGAGCGCATCGCGGTGATGCGGCGCGGCAAGCTCGTCGCCGAGGTGAAGGCGGCGGAGACCTCGGCGAGCGTCCTGGCGAACCTCATGGTGGGCGAGGGCCGCACCGGGACCTCGGTGTCCGAGCCCTACCACCCGCCCACCGGCGGCGTGGTGCTCTCGGTGGAGGGCCTCACGGCGCGCACCGGCGAGGGGCGCCCGGCGCTGCAAGGGGTGACGCTCGAGGTACACACCGGGGAAATCGTCGGCATCGCCGGCGTGGACGGCAACGGCCAGAGCGAGCTGGCCGAGGTGCTCACCGGCCTGCGCCCCATCGAGGGCGGCCAGGGCACGCTCCTGGGAGGGCCGCTGCGACACCTCACGCCCGCCGAGGCCCGGCGCCGCGGGGTGGGCCACATCCCGGAGGACCGGCTCCGGCGCGCGGTCGTCAAGGGCATGAGCGTGGAGGAGAACGTGTCGCTGGGCCGACAGGACCAGCCGCCCTTCACGCGCGGCCTCTGGCTGGACTTCGCCGGGCGGCGCGAGCGCACGCGGGCGCTGCTGGCCGCCTATGACGTGCGGCCCCAGGACCCCCAGGTGGCCATCCAGGGGCTGTCGGGCGGCAACCAGCAGAAGGTGGTGGTGGCGCGCGAGCTGGACACCCGGCCGAAGCTGGTGGTGGCGGTGCAGCCCACGCGCGGGCTGGACATCAGCGCGGTGGCCCAGGTGCAGGCCCGGCTGCGCGAGGAGCGGGCCCTGGGCGCGGGCGTGCTGCTCATCTCGCTGGACCTGGAAGAGGTGCTGGCCCTGTCGGACCGCGTCTACGTGCTCTTCGAGGGGCGCGTGACGGGAACCTTCACCCGGCCCGAGTTCGACGAACAGGAGATGGGCCGGCGCATGATGGGAGCGGACCATGGGTGA
- a CDS encoding BMP family lipoprotein — translation MTRTLRLSVLAAAAILGACKKEQPAAPAPAAGQQQAQGQAAPPAAKTRKVGLITDVGGRGDNSFNDAGLRGLELWASGKKYEGGKYVTASPEDIQKTLTPDLRALQSPIAPQPIEPLVIQSKSPEDYEPNLQLLVDQGADLSVGNGFMLETAVETVAKRNPSSQFLLIDSPLLDAAAGNKPYTLPNVRTVTFKEHEGSFLVGALAGLVTKTGKVGFVGGMEVPLIKRFEAGYRAGVKATQPKASETLLAVYSGSFDNVAAGKQVAQDLISKGADVIYHAAGADGLGVIKAVEEARAAGKSVYAIGVDSDQSHLAPEAVLTSMLKHVDLAVYEAAKDLAAGKFTSGDRVLGLKEGGVGYAEVRVDFPGKAEALQKVEALRQRIVSGDLKVPASVDEVSSFQVTP, via the coding sequence ATGACCCGAACCCTCCGCCTCTCAGTGCTGGCCGCCGCCGCGATCCTGGGCGCGTGCAAGAAGGAACAGCCCGCCGCCCCCGCCCCTGCCGCCGGACAGCAGCAGGCGCAGGGCCAGGCCGCCCCCCCCGCCGCGAAGACCCGCAAGGTGGGCCTCATCACGGACGTGGGCGGGCGCGGGGACAACTCCTTCAATGACGCCGGGTTGCGCGGCCTGGAGCTCTGGGCCTCGGGCAAGAAGTACGAGGGCGGCAAGTACGTCACCGCCTCGCCAGAGGACATCCAGAAGACCCTGACCCCGGACCTGCGCGCGCTCCAGTCCCCCATCGCCCCGCAGCCCATCGAGCCGCTGGTCATCCAGAGCAAGTCCCCGGAAGACTACGAGCCCAACCTGCAGCTCCTGGTGGACCAGGGCGCCGACCTGTCCGTGGGCAACGGCTTCATGCTGGAGACGGCGGTGGAGACCGTCGCCAAGCGCAACCCCAGCTCCCAGTTCCTGCTCATCGACAGCCCCCTGCTGGACGCGGCCGCGGGCAACAAGCCCTACACGCTGCCCAACGTGCGCACCGTCACGTTCAAGGAGCACGAGGGCAGCTTCCTGGTCGGCGCGCTGGCGGGCCTGGTGACGAAGACGGGCAAGGTCGGCTTCGTGGGCGGCATGGAGGTGCCCCTCATCAAGCGCTTCGAGGCGGGCTACCGCGCGGGCGTGAAGGCCACCCAGCCGAAGGCCTCCGAGACGCTGCTGGCCGTCTACTCGGGCAGCTTCGACAACGTGGCGGCCGGCAAGCAGGTGGCGCAGGACCTCATCTCCAAGGGCGCGGACGTCATCTACCACGCCGCGGGCGCCGACGGGCTGGGCGTCATCAAGGCGGTGGAGGAGGCGCGCGCCGCGGGCAAGTCCGTCTACGCCATCGGCGTGGACTCGGATCAGTCGCACCTGGCCCCCGAGGCGGTGCTGACCTCCATGCTCAAGCACGTGGACCTGGCCGTGTACGAGGCGGCCAAGGACCTGGCCGCGGGCAAGTTCACCTCGGGTGACCGGGTGCTGGGCCTCAAGGAGGGCGGCGTGGGCTACGCCGAGGTGCGCGTGGACTTCCCCGGCAAGGCCGAGGCCCTGCAGAAGGTGGAGGCGCTGCGCCAGCGCATCGTGTCGGGAGACCTGAAGGTTCCCGCATCCGTGGACGAAGTCTCCTCCTTCCAAGTCACCCCCTGA
- a CDS encoding ABC transporter permease: MGERWRSAVPSLLSVALALGVCWVAIALTRDAEVAGEAYLQMLYGGLGQWPRFLETGDVGTLTRPLGEAAIKAAILLLTGLSVAVAFKAGLFNIGAQGQMLLGALMAALAGAHLSLPSVLHVPVALLAAAVAGAAWALIAAALKLMRGVHEVISTIMLNWVAVSLVDNWLAVGPLRASVSGGHSISGTAEILPSAQLPRMLGDLSRLNLGFVLALLIALLVWVGLFRTRRGFEIRAAGLGAEAARTAGIAVKQRTAEAMGLAGALAGLAGALLVLGTEFRYPGSLGAPYGFDGIAIALIGNSHPVGVTLSALFFGILRAGGTRMQLLGVHKSFPELIQGLALLFVAGRLVWLTLLRKRRAVAASTEVPRA, from the coding sequence ATGGGTGAGCGCTGGCGCTCGGCGGTACCGTCCCTGCTCTCCGTGGCGCTCGCCCTGGGGGTGTGCTGGGTGGCCATCGCGCTCACGCGGGACGCGGAGGTGGCGGGCGAGGCCTACCTGCAGATGCTCTACGGCGGCCTGGGCCAGTGGCCCCGGTTCCTGGAGACCGGGGACGTGGGCACCCTCACCCGCCCCCTGGGCGAAGCGGCCATCAAGGCCGCCATCCTGCTGCTGACGGGCCTGTCGGTGGCGGTGGCCTTCAAGGCGGGCCTGTTCAACATCGGCGCCCAGGGCCAGATGCTGCTGGGCGCGCTCATGGCGGCCCTGGCCGGCGCGCACCTCTCCCTGCCCTCGGTGCTGCACGTGCCCGTGGCGCTGCTGGCCGCGGCGGTGGCCGGCGCGGCCTGGGCCCTCATCGCCGCGGCGCTCAAGCTGATGCGCGGCGTGCACGAGGTCATCAGCACCATCATGCTCAACTGGGTGGCGGTGAGCCTGGTGGACAACTGGCTGGCCGTGGGCCCCCTGCGCGCGAGCGTCAGCGGGGGCCACTCCATCTCCGGCACGGCGGAAATCCTCCCCAGCGCGCAGCTGCCCCGGATGCTCGGGGACTTGTCGCGGCTCAACCTGGGCTTCGTGCTGGCGCTCCTCATCGCCCTGCTCGTGTGGGTGGGGCTGTTCCGGACGCGCCGGGGCTTCGAGATCCGCGCGGCGGGCCTGGGCGCCGAGGCGGCCCGGACGGCGGGCATCGCCGTGAAGCAGCGCACGGCGGAGGCCATGGGCCTGGCGGGCGCGCTGGCGGGCCTGGCGGGCGCGCTGCTGGTGCTGGGCACCGAGTTCCGCTACCCCGGCTCGCTGGGGGCCCCCTACGGCTTCGACGGCATCGCCATCGCCCTCATCGGCAACAGCCACCCGGTGGGCGTCACCCTGTCGGCCCTGTTCTTCGGCATCCTGCGCGCGGGCGGCACGCGGATGCAGCTTTTGGGCGTCCACAAGAGCTTCCCGGAGCTCATCCAGGGGCTCGCGCTGCTGTTCGTCGCGGGCCGCCTGGTGTGGCTGACCCTGCTGCGCAAGCGCCGCGCCGTGGCCGCTTCCACCGAGGTGCCCCGTGCTTGA
- a CDS encoding ABC transporter permease, with translation MLELLEALLFSTLDAAPALIFAALGGVLSERAGVVNVGLEGQMRVGAFCAAVAALSMPTPLAVLVGMVAGAALASVHGYLSIRWRSDQVVSGMAINLVAMAGGTFLLEALYSPNGTPPIAQLPRWSLPGLAEVPLLRALSNHPSLAYLALLLPFVFHAVLHHTPVGLRLRAVGEKPHAVATLGLSVAALRWGAVVGGGLLAGLGGAVLSTAVLDRFEQHTPAGLGFMALAAVVFGRWTPLGAFAAALFFSFGNALRIGLASSAPGLLDVIPQGFLLALPYLLTLILLAVQGQRSSAPAALGTPYEQESR, from the coding sequence GTGCTTGAGCTGCTCGAGGCCCTGCTGTTCTCCACCCTGGACGCGGCGCCCGCGCTCATCTTCGCGGCGCTCGGGGGGGTGCTCTCCGAGCGCGCCGGCGTGGTGAACGTGGGCCTGGAAGGCCAGATGCGCGTGGGCGCCTTCTGCGCGGCGGTGGCGGCCCTGTCGATGCCCACCCCCCTGGCGGTGCTGGTGGGCATGGTGGCCGGCGCGGCCCTGGCCTCGGTGCATGGCTACCTGAGCATCCGGTGGCGCTCGGATCAGGTGGTGTCCGGCATGGCCATCAACCTGGTGGCCATGGCGGGGGGCACCTTCCTCCTGGAGGCGCTCTACAGCCCCAACGGAACGCCGCCCATCGCGCAGCTGCCGCGCTGGAGCCTGCCAGGGCTCGCCGAGGTGCCCCTGCTGCGCGCCCTCTCGAACCACCCGAGCCTGGCGTACCTGGCGCTGCTGCTGCCCTTCGTCTTCCATGCCGTGCTGCACCACACCCCCGTGGGCCTGCGGCTGCGCGCCGTGGGCGAGAAGCCGCACGCGGTGGCCACCCTGGGGCTGAGCGTGGCGGCCCTGCGCTGGGGCGCGGTGGTGGGCGGGGGCCTGCTGGCGGGCCTGGGCGGCGCGGTGCTCTCCACCGCGGTGCTGGACCGCTTCGAGCAGCACACCCCCGCGGGCCTGGGCTTCATGGCCCTGGCGGCCGTGGTGTTCGGCCGGTGGACCCCCCTGGGGGCCTTCGCCGCCGCCCTGTTCTTCTCCTTCGGCAACGCCCTGCGCATCGGCCTGGCCTCCAGCGCCCCGGGCCTGCTCGACGTCATCCCTCAAGGCTTCCTGCTTGCCCTGCCCTACCTGCTCACGTTGATTCTCCTGGCCGTCCAGGGACAGCGCAGCAGCGCCCCGGCGGCCCTGGGCACCCCCTACGAGCAAGAGTCGCGCTGA
- a CDS encoding HAMP domain-containing histidine kinase, producing MMATTATTATPRKALSVDSQALHRMRSFPVEGGEATNNVVSLEAYLRESLPVELGRVAEEVIGQMAGEGLLAGIEVLYHLAEETVQVDLPRRPFEQVVELLVAASAQAMQGVAGKPHVLRVIIEAADAFGDYGPRLRLQDTGEAVSAATLEAVAERVEKLGAKLTVKNRPSGGNIFVVELPPEELASW from the coding sequence ATGATGGCGACGACGGCAACGACGGCAACCCCTCGCAAGGCCCTGTCCGTGGATTCCCAGGCGCTCCACCGGATGCGTTCCTTCCCGGTGGAAGGCGGCGAGGCCACCAACAACGTGGTTTCCCTGGAAGCCTACCTGCGCGAGTCCCTGCCGGTGGAGCTGGGCCGCGTGGCCGAGGAAGTCATCGGGCAGATGGCGGGCGAGGGCCTCCTGGCGGGCATCGAGGTGCTCTACCACCTGGCCGAGGAGACCGTGCAGGTGGATCTGCCCCGGCGCCCGTTCGAGCAGGTGGTGGAGCTGCTCGTGGCCGCCTCCGCCCAGGCGATGCAGGGGGTGGCCGGCAAGCCCCACGTGCTGCGCGTCATCATCGAGGCGGCGGACGCGTTCGGTGACTACGGCCCGCGCCTGCGGCTGCAGGACACCGGCGAGGCCGTCTCCGCCGCCACGCTCGAGGCGGTGGCCGAGCGCGTGGAGAAGCTGGGCGCGAAGCTGACGGTGAAGAACCGGCCCTCGGGCGGGAACATCTTCGTGGTGGAACTGCCGCCCGAGGAGCTCGCTTCCTGGTAG